A portion of the Oxynema aestuarii AP17 genome contains these proteins:
- the dnaN gene encoding DNA polymerase III subunit beta, translated as MKFVCKQSDLGTNLSLVSRAVPSRPTHPVLANVLLSADEEKQEVSLTAFDLSLGIKTTFEAQVETEGTIALPAKLFNDIVSRLPEGEILFDDEAKDTAETSSESAAIATLTCATGRYQVRGMSADEFPSLPTIQEGQSLEIAIDVLMEGLRGSLFATSGDETKQILTGVHVKVHPETFEFAATDGHRLAVTETASHPEAEGEEEAPKPSEPREFFEMTIPARALRELERMAAMGGKGEAIALSLDPGQIAFELSNQRLTSRTLEGQYPNYGQLIPRSFERQITVERRKLLSALERISILADKKNNIVKFSIDSEGQKLRLSVEAADVGSGEEALDAQISGESLDIAFNVKYAMESLKNLGSQEVQVKLNTATSPVVLTPLGGTKMTHLLMPVQLRS; from the coding sequence ATGAAATTCGTTTGCAAGCAAAGCGACCTAGGAACTAATCTGTCATTGGTGAGCCGGGCGGTACCGTCTCGACCGACGCATCCGGTACTGGCGAACGTGCTGTTAAGTGCGGACGAAGAGAAGCAGGAAGTCAGTTTGACGGCGTTTGATTTAAGCTTGGGTATCAAGACCACGTTTGAGGCTCAGGTGGAAACCGAAGGGACGATCGCCCTTCCGGCAAAACTCTTTAACGATATTGTATCCCGCTTGCCGGAGGGAGAAATTTTGTTCGATGACGAAGCGAAAGACACGGCAGAAACGTCATCGGAGAGTGCGGCGATCGCCACCCTAACCTGTGCGACGGGACGCTATCAAGTCCGGGGGATGAGTGCGGATGAATTTCCGTCGTTACCGACGATTCAAGAGGGACAAAGCCTCGAAATCGCTATTGACGTTCTCATGGAAGGATTGCGCGGTTCGCTGTTCGCGACCAGTGGCGACGAAACGAAGCAAATTCTCACGGGAGTTCATGTTAAGGTTCACCCGGAAACGTTCGAGTTTGCGGCGACGGACGGCCATCGTTTGGCGGTGACGGAAACGGCGAGCCATCCGGAAGCGGAGGGGGAAGAAGAGGCGCCCAAACCGTCGGAACCGCGAGAATTTTTTGAAATGACGATTCCGGCCCGGGCGTTGCGCGAACTGGAACGGATGGCGGCGATGGGGGGTAAAGGAGAGGCGATCGCCCTGTCGTTGGATCCCGGTCAAATTGCCTTCGAGTTGTCGAACCAACGGCTGACGAGTCGCACTCTCGAAGGTCAATATCCCAATTACGGACAGTTGATTCCCCGGTCTTTCGAGCGCCAAATTACCGTAGAACGGCGTAAATTGCTCTCGGCGTTAGAACGGATCTCGATTTTGGCGGATAAAAAAAATAATATCGTCAAATTCTCGATCGATAGCGAAGGGCAGAAATTACGCTTGTCTGTGGAAGCGGCGGATGTCGGCAGTGGGGAAGAAGCTCTCGACGCTCAGATTTCTGGGGAGAGTTTGGACATTGCATTTAATGTTAAATATGCAATGGAATCGTTAAAAAATCTCGGGTCCCAGGAAGTTCAAGTCAAATTGAATACGGCGACTTCTCCGGTCGTCCTGACGCCGTTAGGGGGAACGAAAATGACTCATTTATTAATGCCCGTACAGTTGCGCTCTTGA
- a CDS encoding HlyD family efflux transporter periplasmic adaptor subunit, whose product MDVQLAKKKLRGGVRWVVASGVLTLVCGGGWWLYASNFGARSQAIAVRAIDVELGTIEKKIDESGIVEFGNQQTLKSPTDATVDTLWVEVGDRVDLGSELLRLRDSQQQLGLNEHQLKIRQQELTLAYHRDRLQNARLAVEAAETDLAAKIAQTTRSEQIQLEAKALEIEKQQLTVANTQAKIETAQGQLDAARQELEEVEALVEKGYIPSNELRAAQDEIRNGQDQLREAELDFAIAQLELKNLQLDRQRLQQERQDKLAQQESEIRQARSALREAQATLANVENEVRTADIELENLELERQRLAKELQANIVTSPIFGTVLDLFVKPGDGVERGKDLLVLGDPSREVVKLQLSTLNAKQVEVNQAARVSLIGPNPKTFEGRVRSLSPLASTSATDSSGRQSGQATIAAIVELDRPSNFLIPGSQVSVEIILQRREEVVVLQMEAIQRDDREPYVWVRADDGTAQKQAIALGLEGIVEVEVTEGLKPGDRVILPPVDVPLQPGIPVIEEDEQGQESAIERPNIKSKRQKAKRKRQKIDEVLMS is encoded by the coding sequence ATGGATGTGCAGCTAGCTAAAAAAAAGTTAAGAGGGGGAGTCAGATGGGTCGTCGCATCGGGGGTGCTGACCCTGGTTTGCGGTGGGGGTTGGTGGCTGTATGCGAGCAATTTCGGCGCTCGATCGCAGGCGATCGCGGTGCGGGCGATCGATGTGGAGCTCGGGACCATCGAGAAAAAAATTGACGAGAGTGGAATTGTCGAATTTGGCAACCAACAAACCCTCAAATCGCCCACGGATGCGACGGTAGACACCCTCTGGGTGGAGGTCGGCGATCGCGTCGATCTCGGTAGCGAACTGCTGCGCTTGCGCGATTCCCAGCAACAGTTGGGGCTTAACGAACACCAACTGAAAATCCGCCAGCAAGAACTGACCCTCGCTTACCACCGCGATCGCCTCCAAAACGCCCGTCTGGCGGTGGAGGCTGCCGAAACTGACCTCGCCGCTAAAATCGCCCAAACGACCCGTAGCGAGCAAATTCAACTGGAAGCCAAAGCCCTCGAAATTGAAAAACAACAACTGACCGTCGCCAATACCCAGGCAAAAATCGAAACGGCCCAGGGACAACTCGACGCGGCGCGCCAAGAACTCGAAGAAGTCGAAGCCCTCGTCGAAAAAGGCTATATTCCCAGCAACGAATTGCGCGCCGCCCAAGATGAAATTCGTAATGGTCAAGACCAATTGCGCGAGGCTGAATTGGACTTTGCGATCGCCCAATTAGAGTTGAAAAATCTGCAACTCGATCGCCAACGTCTCCAGCAAGAACGACAAGACAAACTCGCCCAACAAGAGAGCGAAATCCGGCAGGCGCGATCGGCCCTACGCGAAGCTCAAGCAACCCTCGCCAACGTTGAGAATGAGGTTCGCACTGCCGACATCGAACTCGAAAATCTCGAACTCGAACGCCAACGACTCGCCAAAGAACTACAAGCGAATATCGTCACTTCCCCCATCTTCGGTACCGTCCTCGACCTGTTCGTTAAACCCGGCGATGGCGTCGAACGCGGCAAAGATTTACTCGTCCTCGGCGACCCCAGTCGCGAAGTGGTCAAACTGCAACTGTCTACCCTCAACGCCAAACAAGTTGAAGTCAACCAAGCCGCGCGCGTCAGCCTCATCGGACCCAATCCGAAAACTTTTGAGGGTCGCGTTCGCAGCTTGTCCCCCCTCGCCAGTACCTCCGCCACGGACTCCTCCGGTCGTCAGTCCGGTCAAGCCACGATCGCCGCCATCGTCGAACTCGATCGCCCCAGCAATTTTCTCATTCCCGGGAGTCAAGTCAGCGTCGAGATTATTTTACAACGTCGTGAAGAGGTCGTCGTTTTACAAATGGAAGCGATTCAGCGCGACGACCGAGAGCCCTATGTTTGGGTGCGCGCCGATGACGGAACCGCCCAAAAACAAGCGATCGCCCTCGGACTGGAAGGGATTGTCGAAGTCGAAGTCACCGAAGGCTTAAAACCGGGCGATCGGGTGATTTTACCTCCCGTAGATGTCCCCCTACAACCGGGAATTCCAGTGATTGAAGAAGACGAACAAGGTCAAGAGTCGGCGATCGAACGGCCAAACATAAAGAGTAAAAGGCAAAAGGCAAAACGCAAAAGGCAAAAGATAGACGAAGTTTTGATGTCTTGA
- a CDS encoding ABC transporter permease, translating to MSLKTLDLLNLTYKSLTGNLVRSTLTSLGVFMGVAAVNATLQVGSISERVIAEQLSKREAPQINAYIWLRDGRSLRLEDMEFLKQRLIGLKAISTSAGFAYDYVVYQDRSEEMFVEAVSEDYLLTSGRQVLQGRFFNNEDFSSFRPVVAIDDFLRGQFFEHENPIGKRLYIGGKPYIIIGVVETKLRYQDDEPKGEIFVPLSLRTALTGRRNIGGIQIRPSHLEDMESIEEQTEKLLLQRFPGGEFYAWNNAEDILEQKKTLEMTSRALLAVGGIALLVGGVGIANITIASTIERTPEIGLRRALGATQRDIMLQFILEAALLSLLGGTLAIASVHSLTVVVAKTFDLPYNFEEKTAAIALGSAVLVGVGAGFLPALKASQLDPVKALRLG from the coding sequence ATGAGTTTAAAAACCTTAGACTTATTAAATTTAACCTATAAATCTTTAACCGGAAACCTCGTGCGTTCTACCTTAACTAGTTTGGGCGTATTTATGGGGGTTGCCGCCGTCAACGCTACCTTACAAGTCGGCAGTATTTCCGAACGAGTGATTGCCGAACAACTCTCCAAACGCGAAGCCCCTCAAATTAATGCCTATATCTGGTTGCGCGACGGACGCAGCTTGCGTTTGGAAGATATGGAATTTTTAAAACAACGCCTAATCGGTTTAAAAGCGATTTCGACTTCCGCCGGATTTGCTTACGATTATGTCGTCTATCAAGACCGTTCCGAAGAAATGTTTGTCGAAGCGGTTTCGGAAGATTACTTACTGACCTCCGGACGGCAAGTTTTGCAAGGTCGTTTTTTTAATAATGAAGATTTTAGCAGTTTTCGCCCAGTCGTCGCGATCGATGACTTTTTACGCGGTCAGTTTTTCGAGCATGAAAATCCGATCGGCAAACGACTTTATATCGGAGGAAAACCGTATATTATTATTGGGGTTGTCGAAACTAAGTTACGCTACCAAGACGACGAACCGAAAGGTGAAATTTTCGTACCCCTCTCTTTACGAACGGCACTGACAGGACGGCGCAACATTGGCGGCATTCAAATCCGTCCTTCTCACTTAGAAGATATGGAATCGATTGAAGAACAAACGGAAAAATTGTTACTTCAACGCTTCCCTGGCGGCGAATTTTATGCGTGGAACAATGCCGAAGATATTTTAGAACAGAAAAAAACCTTAGAAATGACATCGCGCGCTTTGTTAGCTGTCGGTGGAATTGCGTTATTAGTCGGAGGGGTCGGTATCGCGAATATCACGATCGCCTCGACCATCGAAAGGACGCCGGAAATTGGCTTGCGGCGCGCTTTAGGCGCGACCCAACGCGATATTATGTTGCAATTTATTTTAGAAGCCGCTTTATTGAGTTTACTCGGTGGAACGCTGGCGATCGCTAGTGTCCATAGTTTAACTGTTGTGGTCGCCAAAACTTTCGATTTACCGTATAATTTCGAGGAAAAAACGGCGGCGATCGCATTAGGATCGGCAGTCTTGGTCGGTGTCGGTGCCGGATTTTTACCCGCATTGAAAGCAAGTCAACTCGATCCTGTTAAAGCTTTACGCTTGGGTTAA
- a CDS encoding TolC family protein, translating into MVLREDLFIARAIGGAIAVIGIVNSGEWGDFAQAAPQPRDRQTTLNMVKQSVIYRFPEVKHNRRFEITNNYLFANRDLENNSRIDESEQRSLPYFNEDDRAIALTLADIVILAVQNNRNIKNAYLQRIADRENLAVELDKFSPNITPEASLSVGSSDLGSLTTNTAQLGFGAIVSIALPTGAEIIAEWETSGIAQNNSEAAIDDETGLQQNIELRFSQPLLRGFGREVNIASIEVAKLSEQVNILDLKSTLIETVSDAIVAYRNLVRAQEQVEIERLSLQRAKELLEINRVLIEAGRRAPIEMVQSQTNVANQEVRVLEAENDLESRQLALIEILDIDQQTKITAIEQLEIEEAELPKEQELIDLAYQNRPDFLQALLALEIAEFDLLLAEDNRRWDLDLEASYISGLRTDTEDTNDLRAGLNLSREFGDRTLQRDLETSRVNILQEQNRLEDLRETIKIEVRDRIRDVNLLRRQVELARTAKELSAQKLANERELLKLGRSSIAEIVRFQEDLVEATNAELNAKINYLNALTQLDRTVGITLDTWEITVEAFPKLD; encoded by the coding sequence GTGGTGTTGCGAGAAGATTTATTCATTGCCAGAGCAATAGGTGGCGCGATCGCTGTTATCGGCATTGTCAACAGTGGCGAATGGGGGGATTTTGCTCAAGCAGCTCCCCAACCACGCGATCGACAAACAACATTAAATATGGTCAAACAGTCGGTGATTTATAGATTTCCTGAAGTAAAACATAATCGCAGATTTGAAATTACAAACAATTATCTTTTTGCAAATCGCGATCTTGAAAACAATAGCCGTATCGACGAATCCGAACAGCGATCGCTTCCCTATTTTAACGAAGACGATCGGGCGATCGCCCTAACCTTAGCCGATATTGTAATTTTAGCCGTACAAAACAACCGCAATATTAAAAATGCCTATCTCCAACGCATCGCCGATCGCGAAAATTTAGCCGTCGAACTCGATAAATTTTCTCCTAATATCACCCCAGAAGCTTCTCTTTCTGTAGGCAGTAGTGATTTGGGAAGCTTAACTACAAATACCGCGCAATTGGGGTTCGGCGCGATCGTTTCCATTGCCTTACCCACCGGGGCTGAAATTATCGCCGAATGGGAAACAAGCGGCATCGCTCAAAATAATAGTGAAGCGGCGATCGACGATGAAACGGGTCTGCAACAAAACATTGAATTGCGCTTCAGTCAACCCCTTTTAAGGGGATTTGGCAGAGAAGTGAATATAGCTTCTATTGAAGTTGCAAAACTTTCGGAACAGGTCAATATTCTCGATTTAAAATCTACATTAATCGAAACTGTTAGTGACGCGATCGTTGCCTACCGAAATCTCGTCCGCGCTCAAGAGCAGGTGGAAATTGAACGGCTTTCTTTACAGCGTGCCAAAGAATTATTAGAAATTAACCGCGTGCTAATTGAAGCGGGACGACGCGCTCCAATTGAGATGGTACAAAGTCAAACCAATGTTGCCAATCAAGAAGTTCGCGTTTTAGAAGCGGAAAATGACCTCGAAAGTCGCCAACTCGCTTTAATTGAAATTCTCGATATCGACCAACAAACTAAAATTACGGCGATCGAACAACTCGAAATTGAAGAAGCAGAATTACCAAAAGAGCAGGAGTTAATCGATTTAGCTTATCAAAACCGTCCCGATTTTTTACAAGCTTTACTGGCGCTAGAAATTGCTGAATTTGATTTGTTACTGGCTGAAGATAACCGACGCTGGGATTTAGATTTAGAAGCCAGTTATATCAGTGGATTGCGAACCGATACGGAGGATACCAATGACTTGCGAGCTGGACTAAATTTGAGTCGAGAATTTGGCGATCGCACGCTCCAACGAGATCTAGAAACAAGTCGCGTTAATATTTTACAAGAGCAAAATCGGCTGGAAGATTTACGCGAAACGATTAAAATTGAAGTGCGCGATCGCATCCGGGATGTTAATTTATTGCGTCGTCAAGTCGAACTCGCACGGACAGCGAAAGAATTATCTGCCCAAAAGTTAGCCAACGAGCGAGAACTCCTCAAACTCGGTCGTTCCTCGATCGCCGAAATCGTTCGTTTCCAAGAAGATTTAGTCGAGGCCACCAATGCCGAACTCAATGCTAAAATTAATTATCTCAACGCTTTAACCCAGCTCGATCGCACGGTTGGCATTACCTTGGATACGTGGGAAATTACCGTTGAAGCGTTTCCTAAACTGGATTAA
- a CDS encoding DUF760 domain-containing protein — translation MKEPISNRPDFFDGASESSNLLWKYVQSLNPDTIAQLSQPSSSAAQVMERNLKGILGGLPGDRFDVSVTTNRDTLGQLLASAMMSGYFLRNAEQRMALEQSLQLTGHSEES, via the coding sequence GTGAAAGAACCTATCTCTAACCGCCCCGACTTCTTCGATGGAGCTTCCGAAAGCAGCAACCTCCTTTGGAAATACGTTCAATCCCTCAATCCCGATACGATCGCCCAACTCTCGCAACCGAGTTCTTCCGCCGCACAGGTCATGGAACGCAATCTCAAAGGAATTTTGGGCGGTTTACCCGGCGATCGCTTTGATGTTTCCGTGACCACTAATCGCGACACTTTAGGTCAACTGCTCGCTTCCGCCATGATGAGTGGTTATTTCCTGCGCAATGCCGAACAACGGATGGCATTAGAACAGTCTTTACAGTTAACAGGTCATTCCGAAGAAAGTTAG